A window from Culex pipiens pallens isolate TS chromosome 3, TS_CPP_V2, whole genome shotgun sequence encodes these proteins:
- the LOC120413041 gene encoding myophilin, translated as MSTNRAPKSGFAAEAQRKINSKYSEELAAECLEWIKEVTGEPINTSGEMDNFYEVLKDGVLLCNLSNAIETGSVKKINTSKMAFKCMENISAFLECAKKFGVPPQETFQTVDLWERQNLNSVVICLQSLGRKAGKYGKPSIGPKEADKNERQFSDEQLRAGQTVISLQYGSNKGATQSGINFGNTRHM; from the coding sequence ATCAACTCCAAGTACAGCGAAGAGCTGGCCGCCGAGTGTTTGGAGTGGATCAAGGAGGTCACCGGGGAGCCGATCAACACGAGCGGCGAGATGGACAACTTCTACGAGGTGCTCAAGGACGGCGTTCTGCTGTGCAACCTGTCGAACGCGATCGAGACCGGCTCGGTCAAGAAGATCAACACGAGCAAGATGGCGTTCAAGTGCATGGAGAACATCTCGGCGTTCCTGGAGTGCGCGAAGAAGTTTGGCGTGCCGCCGCAGGAAACCTTCCAGACGGTGGACCTGTGGGAGCGCCAGAACCTCAACTCGGTGGTGATCTGCCTGCAGTCGCTCGGACGCAAGGCCGGCAAGTACGGCAAGCCGTCGATTGGGCCGAAGGAGGCGGACAAGAACGAGCGCCAGTTCTCGGACGAGCAGCTGCGGGCCGGCCAAACCGTCATCTCGCTGCAGTACGGATCGAACAAGGGCGCGACCCAGAGCGGCATCAACTTTGGCAACACTAGACATATGTAA